The following are from one region of the Ischnura elegans chromosome 12, ioIscEleg1.1, whole genome shotgun sequence genome:
- the LOC124169384 gene encoding uncharacterized protein LOC124169384 isoform X1 has translation MRLYYFQTRMLRPISSLVMVGGKQTYWNEDWSKELHFSCFSPKTSTALKHGLPEGKPTSFYCSVCCKTNQLGNMGRGALTKHLSSTHHNTAVENKKSCYGIKIFCLPSAKKVTTATPSTSTSASVNPTAAAPGSSASGGTAEDPRDDPDDPTPASPACTCSCPCARCTNEVIAVPKTAGLQGLNTWLMKQDTTKAEILWCIYCVTSHTSLSSGGKAVQLFPTMFPDSMIAAKMELGRNKIAYSLVHGLAPHFHDVITSKLTKLDFVVVLFDESLNKCSQKTQMDLAIKFWCDDQNETVTKYYDSVFLGRSRATDLISAYCTAIPRSVQSHVLMVGMDGPNVNVKFLKDLQIYMKTEFGEDEPLLLLMGSCGLHVVHNSFKEGVSKCGWNIVMFLRALYNIFKNVPARRSKYTEWTGSTTFPNKYCAVRWLNNAPGADNCIKILPNVKTFIEKVRTGPEEDKIKSAGFLYVAKAVEDKMLGPKLAFFSYVARLVEPFLTTYQTNDPMAPFLHTDLSNLVSNLLRHFVKNDYVNRKSDVCKVDITNEDNLIPVKNFNFSFSVKDALKKVQVSTPEMLKFKEECVLLLKAMVSKILEKAPLNYKLCRAITFCDPELISHSKTAVSTRLNGFLEQLHSRNWLPASECDTILSDFKVLCDKQVFANACQEYDRQRQRLDHFWRGIWDRYKCSDGLVKVIKMALIISHGQAFIERGFSINKEIIVENQLDMSLVAQRQVYDSVNAAGGVENIKISAEMINRFRHARSEYEEAKKQRRSEDAEVEKKRTHEKMIGTEVKELQAKKMKVLASSQKEADAIDEEIKKLTGTF, from the exons ATGagattgtattattttcagaccCGAATGCTGAGGCCCATTTCGTCTCTAGTCATGGTCGGGGGAAAGCAGACGTATTGGAACGAGGATTGGTCAAAGGAGCTTCATTTCAGCTGCTTCTCACCAAAGACTTCGACTGCATTAAAGCATGGATTGCCAGAAGGAAAACCAACATCTTTCTACTGCTCGGTGTGCTGCAAGACGAATCAACTCGGCAACATGGGTCGCGGTGCCCTGACTAAACACCTGTCATCAACCCACCACAATACTGCCGTCGAGAACAAGAAGAGCTGTTACGggatcaagatattttgtttgccTTCCGCTAAGAAG GTGACTACAGCAACTCCCTCTACCTCTACATCCGCGTCGGTGAACCCCACGGCGGCGGCACCTGGTTCCTCAGCATCGGGTGGGACTGCAGAAGACCCTCGGGACGATCCCGATGACCCCACACCAGCTTCACCTGCCTGCACATGTTCATGCCCATGTGCGCGATGTACCAACGAAGTTATCGCCGTCCCGAAGACTGCTGGTTTGCAAGGTCTTAACACCTGGTTAATGAAGCAAGATACTACCAAAGCTGAGATTTTGTGGTGTATCTATTGTGTAACGAGCCATACTTCTTTGTCTTCTGGGGGCAAGGCAGTGCAGTTATTTCCCACAATGTTCCCAGATAGTATGATTGCTGCAAAAATGGAATTGGGTCGGAACAAAATCGCCTATTCACTTGTACATGGTTTAGCCCCACATTTCCATGATGTTATCACATCTAAGTTAACCAAACTGGATTTTGTGGTAGTTTTATTTGACGAGAGTCTCAATAAGTGTAGCCAGAAGACTCAAATGGATcttgccattaaattttggtgtgatGATCAAAATGAAACGGTGACGAAATATTATGATTCAGTGTTCCTGGGTCGCTCAAGGGCGACTGATCTCATATCGGCATACTGCACAGCAATTCCTAGAAGTGTGCAGTCTCATGTGCTTATGGTTGGCATGGATGGCCCGAATGTTAATGTCAAGTTCCTGAAAGATCTCCagatttatatgaaaacagaGTTTGGTGAGGATGAGCCACTGCTGCTGCTCATGGGGTCCTGTGGTTTgcacgtagttcataattccttcAAAGAGGGGGTTAGTAAGTGTGGCTGGAATATTGTCATGTTTCTCAGGGCCttatacaatatatttaagaatgtgCCTGCCCGTCGCAGTAAGTATACAGAGTGGACAGGCTCTACTACTTTCCCAAATAAGTATTGTGCAGTGAGGTGGTTGAATAATGCACCTGGTGCCgataattgcatcaaaatattgccaaacgtaaaaacttttattgaaaaagtgagaactggacctgaagaggataaaataaaatctgccGGCTTCTTGTATGTTGCAAAAGCTGTTGAAGATAAGATGTTGGGGCCTAAGTTAGCCTTCTTCTCATATGTTGCAAGACTTGTTGAGCCATTCTTGACTACTTATCAAACCAATGACCCAATGGCGCCGTTCTTGCACACGGACCTGTCGAACTTAGTGTCGAACCTGCTTAGACATTTTGTCAAGAATGATTATGTAAATCGAAAGTCAGATGTATGTAAAGTTGACATTACCAATGAAGacaatctgattcctgtgaagaacttcaattttagtttttctgtaaAGGACGCTCTCAAAAAAGTAcaagtatctactccagaaaTGCTGAAGTTCAAGGAGGAGTGTGTGCTCCTGCTGAAGGCTATGGttagtaaaattcttgaaaaggcTCCCTTGAATTACAAACTCTGCAGAGCCATAACTTTTTGTGACCCAGAACTGATTTCACATTCCAAAACTGCCGTTTCTACTCGACTGAACGGCTTCTTGGAACAACTGCACAGCCGCAATTGGCTTCCTGCAAGTGAGTGCGACACTATTTTGTCTGACTTTAAGGTGCTCTGTGACAAACAAGTATTTGCTAACGCCTGTCAAGAATATGATCGTCAGAGGCAGAGACTAGATCATTTCTGGAGAGGTATCTGGGATCGTTATAAGTGCTCAGATGGTTTAGTGAAAGTGATTAAAATGGCTCTGATCATAAGCCATGGCCAAGCTTTCATCGAGCGTGGCTTCTCCATCAATAAGGAGATAATAGTAGAGAACCAATTAGATATGTCTTTGGTGGCTCAGCGCCAAGTGTACGACTCAGTCAACGCTGCTGGTGgcgtagaaaacataaaaatatctgctgAAATGATCAACAGATTTCGGCACGCGCGCTCCGAGTATGAAGAAGCAAAGAAGCAGCGCCGATCTGAGGACGCTGAGGTCGAAAAAAAAAGGACCCATGAGAAGATGATTGGAACTGAAGTTAAGGAGCTTCAAGCCAAAAAGATGAAAGTGTTAGCATCAAGCCAGAAGGAGGCTGATGccattgatgaagaaataaaaaagttgactggtactttctaa
- the LOC124169384 gene encoding uncharacterized protein LOC124169384 isoform X2: MLRPISSLVMVGGKQTYWNEDWSKELHFSCFSPKTSTALKHGLPEGKPTSFYCSVCCKTNQLGNMGRGALTKHLSSTHHNTAVENKKSCYGIKIFCLPSAKKVTTATPSTSTSASVNPTAAAPGSSASGGTAEDPRDDPDDPTPASPACTCSCPCARCTNEVIAVPKTAGLQGLNTWLMKQDTTKAEILWCIYCVTSHTSLSSGGKAVQLFPTMFPDSMIAAKMELGRNKIAYSLVHGLAPHFHDVITSKLTKLDFVVVLFDESLNKCSQKTQMDLAIKFWCDDQNETVTKYYDSVFLGRSRATDLISAYCTAIPRSVQSHVLMVGMDGPNVNVKFLKDLQIYMKTEFGEDEPLLLLMGSCGLHVVHNSFKEGVSKCGWNIVMFLRALYNIFKNVPARRSKYTEWTGSTTFPNKYCAVRWLNNAPGADNCIKILPNVKTFIEKVRTGPEEDKIKSAGFLYVAKAVEDKMLGPKLAFFSYVARLVEPFLTTYQTNDPMAPFLHTDLSNLVSNLLRHFVKNDYVNRKSDVCKVDITNEDNLIPVKNFNFSFSVKDALKKVQVSTPEMLKFKEECVLLLKAMVSKILEKAPLNYKLCRAITFCDPELISHSKTAVSTRLNGFLEQLHSRNWLPASECDTILSDFKVLCDKQVFANACQEYDRQRQRLDHFWRGIWDRYKCSDGLVKVIKMALIISHGQAFIERGFSINKEIIVENQLDMSLVAQRQVYDSVNAAGGVENIKISAEMINRFRHARSEYEEAKKQRRSEDAEVEKKRTHEKMIGTEVKELQAKKMKVLASSQKEADAIDEEIKKLTGTF; encoded by the exons ATGCTGAGGCCCATTTCGTCTCTAGTCATGGTCGGGGGAAAGCAGACGTATTGGAACGAGGATTGGTCAAAGGAGCTTCATTTCAGCTGCTTCTCACCAAAGACTTCGACTGCATTAAAGCATGGATTGCCAGAAGGAAAACCAACATCTTTCTACTGCTCGGTGTGCTGCAAGACGAATCAACTCGGCAACATGGGTCGCGGTGCCCTGACTAAACACCTGTCATCAACCCACCACAATACTGCCGTCGAGAACAAGAAGAGCTGTTACGggatcaagatattttgtttgccTTCCGCTAAGAAG GTGACTACAGCAACTCCCTCTACCTCTACATCCGCGTCGGTGAACCCCACGGCGGCGGCACCTGGTTCCTCAGCATCGGGTGGGACTGCAGAAGACCCTCGGGACGATCCCGATGACCCCACACCAGCTTCACCTGCCTGCACATGTTCATGCCCATGTGCGCGATGTACCAACGAAGTTATCGCCGTCCCGAAGACTGCTGGTTTGCAAGGTCTTAACACCTGGTTAATGAAGCAAGATACTACCAAAGCTGAGATTTTGTGGTGTATCTATTGTGTAACGAGCCATACTTCTTTGTCTTCTGGGGGCAAGGCAGTGCAGTTATTTCCCACAATGTTCCCAGATAGTATGATTGCTGCAAAAATGGAATTGGGTCGGAACAAAATCGCCTATTCACTTGTACATGGTTTAGCCCCACATTTCCATGATGTTATCACATCTAAGTTAACCAAACTGGATTTTGTGGTAGTTTTATTTGACGAGAGTCTCAATAAGTGTAGCCAGAAGACTCAAATGGATcttgccattaaattttggtgtgatGATCAAAATGAAACGGTGACGAAATATTATGATTCAGTGTTCCTGGGTCGCTCAAGGGCGACTGATCTCATATCGGCATACTGCACAGCAATTCCTAGAAGTGTGCAGTCTCATGTGCTTATGGTTGGCATGGATGGCCCGAATGTTAATGTCAAGTTCCTGAAAGATCTCCagatttatatgaaaacagaGTTTGGTGAGGATGAGCCACTGCTGCTGCTCATGGGGTCCTGTGGTTTgcacgtagttcataattccttcAAAGAGGGGGTTAGTAAGTGTGGCTGGAATATTGTCATGTTTCTCAGGGCCttatacaatatatttaagaatgtgCCTGCCCGTCGCAGTAAGTATACAGAGTGGACAGGCTCTACTACTTTCCCAAATAAGTATTGTGCAGTGAGGTGGTTGAATAATGCACCTGGTGCCgataattgcatcaaaatattgccaaacgtaaaaacttttattgaaaaagtgagaactggacctgaagaggataaaataaaatctgccGGCTTCTTGTATGTTGCAAAAGCTGTTGAAGATAAGATGTTGGGGCCTAAGTTAGCCTTCTTCTCATATGTTGCAAGACTTGTTGAGCCATTCTTGACTACTTATCAAACCAATGACCCAATGGCGCCGTTCTTGCACACGGACCTGTCGAACTTAGTGTCGAACCTGCTTAGACATTTTGTCAAGAATGATTATGTAAATCGAAAGTCAGATGTATGTAAAGTTGACATTACCAATGAAGacaatctgattcctgtgaagaacttcaattttagtttttctgtaaAGGACGCTCTCAAAAAAGTAcaagtatctactccagaaaTGCTGAAGTTCAAGGAGGAGTGTGTGCTCCTGCTGAAGGCTATGGttagtaaaattcttgaaaaggcTCCCTTGAATTACAAACTCTGCAGAGCCATAACTTTTTGTGACCCAGAACTGATTTCACATTCCAAAACTGCCGTTTCTACTCGACTGAACGGCTTCTTGGAACAACTGCACAGCCGCAATTGGCTTCCTGCAAGTGAGTGCGACACTATTTTGTCTGACTTTAAGGTGCTCTGTGACAAACAAGTATTTGCTAACGCCTGTCAAGAATATGATCGTCAGAGGCAGAGACTAGATCATTTCTGGAGAGGTATCTGGGATCGTTATAAGTGCTCAGATGGTTTAGTGAAAGTGATTAAAATGGCTCTGATCATAAGCCATGGCCAAGCTTTCATCGAGCGTGGCTTCTCCATCAATAAGGAGATAATAGTAGAGAACCAATTAGATATGTCTTTGGTGGCTCAGCGCCAAGTGTACGACTCAGTCAACGCTGCTGGTGgcgtagaaaacataaaaatatctgctgAAATGATCAACAGATTTCGGCACGCGCGCTCCGAGTATGAAGAAGCAAAGAAGCAGCGCCGATCTGAGGACGCTGAGGTCGAAAAAAAAAGGACCCATGAGAAGATGATTGGAACTGAAGTTAAGGAGCTTCAAGCCAAAAAGATGAAAGTGTTAGCATCAAGCCAGAAGGAGGCTGATGccattgatgaagaaataaaaaagttgactggtactttctaa